The following proteins are co-located in the Frankiales bacterium genome:
- a CDS encoding ATP-binding cassette domain-containing protein, with protein MLEDLRLSYGEVTALDGLSLSVPAGSILALLGPNGAGKTSTVEICEGYRRPDSGTVRVWGLDPQRDGAALRPRVGVMLQEGGIYASARPAAMLRHLAAFYADPLDVDDLVARLGLETVRATYRRMSGGEKQRLALACAVVGRPDLVFLDEPSAGMDPQTRLAAWDLVEQLRRDGVTVVLTTHLMDEAERLADHVVIVDHGRVVATGTPAELTGGGEVLAFGARAGLPLDGLRGRLPAGARALEASAGSYRVEGSLGPDVLTAVGTWLSDLGVEPSGMTTGRRSLEDVFLDLTGRELRP; from the coding sequence GTGCTCGAGGACCTGCGGCTGTCGTACGGCGAGGTCACGGCGCTCGACGGGCTCTCCCTGAGCGTGCCGGCCGGCTCGATCCTGGCCCTGCTCGGCCCCAACGGGGCCGGCAAGACGAGCACCGTCGAGATCTGCGAGGGGTACCGGCGTCCGGACTCCGGCACGGTGCGGGTGTGGGGCCTCGACCCGCAGCGCGACGGCGCCGCGCTGCGGCCGCGGGTCGGCGTCATGCTCCAGGAGGGCGGGATCTACGCCTCGGCGCGTCCGGCGGCGATGCTGCGCCACCTCGCGGCCTTCTACGCCGACCCGCTCGACGTCGACGACCTCGTCGCCCGGCTCGGCCTCGAGACGGTGCGCGCCACCTACCGGCGGATGTCGGGCGGGGAGAAGCAGCGCCTGGCCCTGGCCTGCGCCGTCGTCGGCCGCCCGGACCTGGTCTTCCTCGACGAGCCGAGCGCCGGGATGGACCCGCAGACGCGGCTGGCGGCCTGGGACCTCGTGGAGCAGCTGCGCCGCGACGGCGTCACCGTCGTGCTCACCACCCACCTCATGGACGAGGCCGAGCGGCTCGCCGACCATGTCGTGATCGTCGACCACGGCCGCGTCGTGGCCACCGGGACGCCGGCCGAGCTGACCGGCGGCGGCGAGGTCCTCGCCTTCGGCGCCCGGGCCGGGCTCCCCCTGGACGGGCTGCGCGGGCGGCTGCCCGCCGGGGCGCGCGCGCTGGAGGCCTCCGCCGGGTCCTACCGCGTGGAGGGCAGCCTCGGCCCGGACGTGCTCACCGCGGTGGGCACCTGGCTGTCCGACCTCGGCGTCGAGCCCTCCGGCATGACCACCGGGAGGCGCAGCCTCGAGGACGTCTTCCTCGACCTCACCGGACGGGAGCTGCGGCCGTGA
- a CDS encoding MarR family transcriptional regulator: protein MPEELGNNEVVKSTVRLTGAPARVAQALLEGGPQTAAALAERLELSTTAVRRHLDSLVESGHVEAGERAPYGPGAGRSVARGRGRPARVYSVTDAGRESFESAYDDIAVGALRFLGETLGPDAVAAFAAQRVLELERRYGPRVAGVAPDERAQALVEALNTDGYAASLSQASTGGTAQVCQHHCPVAHVAAEFPALCDAETEAFGRLLGAHVTRLATIAHGDGVCTTLVSRAPSAAPAAPRTTTRPDAPLEVLS, encoded by the coding sequence GTGCCGGAGGAATTAGGCAACAATGAGGTTGTGAAATCGACGGTCCGCCTCACCGGGGCTCCTGCGCGCGTGGCGCAGGCCCTGCTCGAGGGCGGCCCGCAGACCGCGGCGGCCCTCGCCGAGCGGCTCGAGCTGTCCACCACCGCGGTGCGGCGCCACCTCGACTCCCTCGTCGAGTCCGGCCACGTGGAGGCGGGGGAGCGGGCGCCGTACGGGCCCGGTGCCGGCCGCTCCGTGGCCCGGGGCCGAGGCCGCCCGGCCCGGGTCTACTCGGTGACCGACGCCGGCCGGGAGTCCTTCGAGTCCGCCTACGACGACATCGCCGTCGGCGCCCTGCGCTTCCTCGGCGAGACCCTCGGCCCGGACGCCGTCGCCGCCTTCGCCGCCCAGCGCGTGCTCGAGCTCGAGCGCCGCTACGGGCCCCGCGTGGCCGGCGTCGCGCCGGACGAGCGGGCGCAGGCCCTGGTCGAGGCGCTCAACACCGACGGCTACGCCGCCTCGCTGTCGCAGGCGAGCACCGGCGGCACCGCCCAGGTCTGCCAGCACCACTGCCCGGTCGCGCACGTGGCGGCCGAGTTCCCCGCGCTCTGCGACGCCGAGACCGAGGCCTTCGGCCGGCTGCTGGGCGCGCACGTGACCCGCCTGGCCACGATCGCCCACGGCGACGGCGTCTGCACGACGCTCGTCTCCCGCGCGCCCAGTGCGGCACCCGCCGCGCCGCGCACCACGACCCGTCCCGACGCACCTCTGGAGGTCCTGTCATGA
- the sufB gene encoding Fe-S cluster assembly protein SufB: MTTEIHDELEGLGRYDFGWADADVAGANARRGLSEDVVRDISAKKNEPDWMLQTRLKALRLFQKKPMPSWGSDLSGIDFDNIKYFVRSTEKQAASWDDLPDDIRNTYDRLGIPEAEKQRLVAGVAAQYESEVVYHKIREDLEEQGVVFLDTDTGLREHEDLFKEYFGSVIPSGDNKFAALNTAVWSGGSFIYVPPGVHVEIPLQAYFRINTENMGQFERTLIIVDEGAYVHYVEGCTAPIYSSDSLHSAVVEIIVRKGARCRYTTIQNWSNNVYNLVTKRAVAQAGATMEWVDGNIGSKVTMKYPAVWMVGEHARGETLSIAFAGEGQHQDAGAKMVHAAPRTSSSIVSKSVARGGGRTSYRGLIQINEDAHGSKSTVKCDALLVDDISRSDTYPYVDVRTDDASMGHEATVSKISADQLFYLMSRGLTEDEAMAMIVRGFVEPIARELPMEYALELNRLIELQMEGAVG; encoded by the coding sequence ATGACGACCGAGATCCACGACGAGCTCGAGGGCCTGGGTCGCTACGACTTCGGCTGGGCCGACGCCGACGTCGCGGGCGCCAACGCCCGCCGCGGCCTGTCCGAGGACGTCGTGCGCGACATCAGCGCGAAGAAGAACGAGCCGGACTGGATGCTGCAGACCCGCCTGAAGGCGCTGCGGCTGTTCCAGAAGAAGCCGATGCCCTCGTGGGGCTCGGACCTCAGCGGCATCGACTTCGACAACATCAAGTACTTCGTGCGCTCGACGGAGAAGCAGGCGGCCTCCTGGGACGACCTGCCCGACGACATCCGCAACACCTACGACCGCCTGGGCATCCCCGAGGCCGAGAAGCAGCGTCTCGTGGCCGGCGTGGCCGCCCAGTACGAGTCCGAGGTCGTCTACCACAAGATCCGCGAGGACCTCGAGGAGCAGGGCGTCGTCTTCCTCGACACCGACACCGGCCTGCGCGAGCACGAGGACCTGTTCAAGGAGTACTTCGGGAGCGTCATCCCCAGCGGCGACAACAAGTTCGCGGCGCTCAACACCGCGGTGTGGTCCGGCGGCTCGTTCATCTACGTGCCCCCGGGCGTCCACGTCGAGATCCCGCTGCAGGCCTACTTCCGCATCAACACCGAGAACATGGGTCAGTTCGAGCGGACGCTGATCATCGTCGACGAGGGCGCGTACGTGCACTACGTCGAGGGCTGCACCGCCCCGATCTACTCGAGCGACTCGCTGCACTCGGCCGTCGTCGAGATCATCGTGCGCAAGGGCGCGCGCTGCCGCTACACCACCATCCAGAACTGGTCCAACAACGTCTACAACCTCGTCACCAAGCGCGCGGTCGCGCAGGCCGGGGCCACGATGGAGTGGGTCGACGGCAACATCGGGTCGAAGGTCACGATGAAGTACCCGGCCGTCTGGATGGTGGGGGAGCACGCCCGGGGCGAGACGCTGTCGATCGCGTTCGCCGGCGAGGGCCAGCACCAGGACGCCGGCGCCAAGATGGTGCACGCGGCGCCGCGCACGTCGTCGTCGATCGTGTCGAAGTCGGTGGCCCGCGGCGGCGGACGCACGTCCTACCGCGGCCTCATCCAGATCAACGAGGACGCGCACGGGTCCAAGAGCACGGTGAAGTGCGACGCGCTGCTCGTCGACGACATCAGCCGGTCTGACACGTACCCCTATGTCGACGTCCGCACCGACGACGCGTCGATGGGCCACGAGGCCACGGTCTCGAAGATCAGCGCCGACCAGCTCTTCTACCTGATGTCGCGCGGGCTCACCGAGGACGAGGCGATGGCGATGATCGTGCGCGGCTTCGTCGAGCCGATCGCCCGCGAGCTGCCCATGGAGTACGCCCTCGAGCTCAACCGGCTCATCGAGCTGCAGATGGAAGGAGCGGTGGGCTGA
- the sufD gene encoding Fe-S cluster assembly protein SufD encodes MSAATTETRENEVSLTTPARDHAPRVLSRDPEDFARPTGREEEWRFTPLRRFAALLDGAPSDVRLSWTSQTPVGVVVDELAADDPALAGLPLPVDRISALAVARADGAVRVTVPESAADEPVVLRLRGDDAASVAWSHVVLDVRPFARATVVVEHSGSAQYAEHLSVLVGDGASLRLLHVQDWADDAVHAAHVAVRVGRDATFRSFQASLGGSAVRVLETVEYAGTGGDAELLGVFLSRAGQHIEHRMLVDHAVPHCRSNVLYKGALSGDPDAGEDGVARSVWIGDVLIRAAAVGTDTYELNRNLLLTTASRADSVPNLEIETGEIVGAGHASATGRFDDEQMFYLQARGIPADVATRLVVRGFFADVVNRLGLPEWQRDLTTRIEQRLGFGETAGDDEEESE; translated from the coding sequence GTGTCCGCGGCCACCACCGAGACCCGCGAGAACGAGGTCTCGCTCACCACCCCCGCACGCGACCACGCGCCGCGGGTGCTCTCGCGCGACCCTGAGGACTTCGCGCGGCCCACGGGTCGCGAGGAGGAGTGGCGGTTCACCCCGCTGCGCCGGTTCGCGGCGCTGCTCGACGGCGCCCCGTCCGACGTCCGGCTGTCGTGGACCTCGCAGACGCCCGTCGGGGTCGTCGTCGACGAGCTCGCCGCGGACGACCCGGCCCTCGCCGGGCTGCCGCTGCCCGTCGACCGGATCTCCGCGCTCGCCGTGGCGCGCGCCGACGGCGCCGTGCGCGTGACCGTCCCCGAGTCCGCCGCCGACGAGCCCGTCGTGCTGCGCCTGCGCGGCGACGACGCCGCCTCGGTCGCCTGGAGCCACGTCGTGCTCGACGTGCGCCCGTTCGCCCGTGCCACCGTCGTCGTCGAGCACAGCGGCTCGGCCCAGTACGCCGAGCACCTCAGCGTGCTCGTGGGCGACGGGGCCAGCCTGCGCCTGCTGCACGTGCAGGACTGGGCCGACGACGCCGTGCACGCCGCCCACGTCGCGGTCCGCGTCGGGCGCGACGCGACGTTCCGCTCCTTCCAGGCCTCCCTGGGCGGCTCGGCCGTGCGGGTCCTGGAGACGGTGGAGTACGCCGGCACCGGCGGCGACGCCGAGCTGCTCGGCGTCTTCCTCAGCCGCGCCGGCCAGCACATCGAGCACCGGATGCTGGTCGACCACGCCGTGCCCCACTGCCGCAGCAACGTGCTCTACAAGGGCGCGCTGTCCGGCGACCCGGACGCCGGGGAGGACGGCGTCGCCCGCAGCGTGTGGATCGGTGACGTGCTCATCCGCGCCGCGGCCGTCGGCACCGACACCTACGAGCTCAACCGGAACCTGCTGCTCACCACCGCGAGCCGCGCCGACAGCGTGCCCAACCTCGAGATCGAGACCGGCGAGATCGTGGGCGCCGGCCACGCGAGCGCCACGGGCCGCTTCGACGACGAGCAGATGTTCTACCTCCAGGCGCGCGGCATCCCGGCCGACGTCGCGACCCGGCTGGTCGTCCGCGGCTTCTTCGCCGACGTCGTCAACCGGCTCGGCCTGCCGGAGTGGCAGCGCGACCTGACCACCCGCATCGAGCAGCGGCTCGGCTTCGGCGAGACCGCCGGCGACGACGAGGAGGAGTCCGAGTGA
- a CDS encoding Rieske 2Fe-2S domain-containing protein, which yields MSLVEVCKLVDVPSPGALGVVAQGVPVAVVRDGEGGVHALRDVCSHADVALSEGEVDGCTLECWLHGSRFDVRTGQPSGPPASTPVPVYLVSVEGEGDDAVVLVDVTVDASAR from the coding sequence GTGAGCCTGGTCGAGGTCTGCAAGCTCGTCGACGTCCCGAGCCCCGGCGCGCTAGGCGTCGTGGCGCAGGGCGTGCCCGTGGCCGTCGTGCGCGACGGCGAGGGCGGCGTGCACGCGCTGCGCGACGTCTGCTCGCACGCCGACGTGGCCCTCTCCGAGGGCGAGGTCGATGGCTGCACGCTGGAGTGCTGGCTGCACGGGTCGCGCTTCGACGTCCGCACCGGCCAGCCCTCCGGACCCCCCGCCTCCACCCCCGTCCCCGTCTACCTGGTGAGCGTCGAGGGCGAGGGCGACGACGCCGTCGTCCTCGTCGACGTCACCGTCGACGCATCCGCCCGCTGA
- the sufC gene encoding Fe-S cluster assembly ATPase SufC: MATLEIRDLHVSVETDGGAREILRGVDLTVRSGETHAIMGPNGSGKSTLAYSIAGHPKYTVTSGTVTLDGEDVLTMSVDQRARAGLFLAMQYPVEVPGVSVSNFLRTSVTAVRGEAPKLRTWLGEMKSAMQALSIDPSFAERSVNEGFSGGEKKRHEILQMELLKPKIAILDETDSGLDVDALKVVSEGVNRVASEGTVGTLLITHYTRILRYIKPTFVHVFVDGRIVAEGGPELADELEANGYDSYVKAAASA, from the coding sequence ATGGCCACTCTCGAGATCCGCGACCTGCACGTCTCCGTCGAGACCGACGGCGGCGCGCGCGAGATCCTGCGCGGCGTCGACCTCACCGTCCGATCGGGTGAGACCCACGCGATCATGGGCCCCAACGGCTCGGGCAAGTCCACGCTCGCCTACTCGATCGCCGGGCACCCCAAGTACACCGTCACCAGCGGCACGGTCACCCTCGACGGCGAGGACGTCCTCACGATGAGCGTCGACCAGCGCGCGCGGGCGGGCCTCTTCCTGGCGATGCAGTACCCGGTCGAGGTGCCCGGCGTCTCGGTGTCGAACTTCCTGCGCACCTCGGTCACCGCGGTCCGCGGCGAGGCGCCCAAGCTGCGCACCTGGCTGGGCGAGATGAAGTCCGCGATGCAGGCGCTCTCGATCGACCCGAGCTTCGCCGAGCGCAGCGTGAACGAGGGGTTCTCCGGCGGCGAGAAGAAGCGCCACGAGATCCTCCAGATGGAGCTGCTCAAGCCCAAGATCGCGATCCTGGACGAGACCGACTCCGGCCTCGACGTCGACGCGCTCAAGGTGGTGTCGGAGGGTGTGAACCGCGTCGCGTCCGAGGGCACGGTGGGCACGCTGCTCATCACGCACTACACGCGCATCCTGCGCTACATCAAGCCCACCTTCGTGCACGTGTTCGTCGACGGACGGATCGTCGCCGAGGGCGGCCCGGAGCTCGCCGACGAGCTCGAGGCCAACGGCTACGACTCCTACGTGAAGGCGGCGGCATCGGCATGA
- the sufS gene encoding SufS family cysteine desulfurase — protein MTAVHAPLTGLLDVDRVKADFPILSRTVRGGNRLVYLDSGATSQKPLAVLDAEREFYTRHNAAVHRGAHLLAEEATDAYESARERIAALVGAEARELVFTKNATEALNLVAYAYSNATAKAQHGAALPDGAERFVLAPGDEVVVTEMEHHANLVPWQEVCDKTGATLRWIGVDDEGRLDLDHPEHGLAAVLSERTRVVALTHQSNVLGTVTPVRRVADAAHAVGALVVLDACQSVPHMPLDVRELGVDVLAFSGHKMLGPSGIGVLWGRYDVLEAMPPFLTGGSMIEVVRMEASTFAPPPQRFEAGVPMAAQAVGLGAAVDYLGGLASADGSLTGMAAVAAHEHALTAYALQALAEVPGVTVVGPRDAEARGSAVSFVVDGIHAHDVGQVLDDRGVEVRVGHHCAWPLHRRFGVAATTRATFYVYNGPADVDDLVAAVRHAQSFFRVA, from the coding sequence ATGACCGCAGTGCACGCCCCGCTCACGGGGCTGCTCGACGTCGACCGGGTGAAGGCCGACTTCCCGATCCTGTCGCGCACCGTGCGCGGCGGGAACCGGCTGGTCTACCTCGACTCCGGCGCGACGTCGCAGAAGCCGCTCGCGGTGCTCGACGCCGAGCGCGAGTTCTACACGCGGCACAACGCCGCGGTGCACCGCGGCGCGCACCTGCTGGCGGAGGAGGCCACCGACGCCTACGAGTCCGCGCGCGAGCGGATCGCCGCGCTCGTCGGAGCGGAGGCGCGCGAGCTGGTCTTCACCAAGAACGCCACCGAGGCGCTCAACCTCGTCGCGTACGCCTACAGCAACGCCACCGCGAAGGCCCAGCACGGCGCCGCGCTGCCCGACGGGGCGGAGCGGTTCGTGCTCGCACCGGGCGACGAGGTCGTCGTCACCGAGATGGAGCACCACGCCAACCTGGTCCCGTGGCAGGAGGTCTGCGACAAGACCGGGGCCACCCTGCGCTGGATCGGCGTGGACGACGAGGGCCGGCTCGACCTCGACCACCCCGAGCACGGCCTCGCCGCGGTGCTCTCCGAGCGCACCCGTGTGGTGGCGCTCACGCACCAGAGCAACGTGCTCGGCACCGTCACCCCGGTGCGCCGGGTGGCCGACGCCGCGCACGCGGTCGGGGCCCTCGTCGTGCTCGACGCGTGCCAGTCCGTGCCGCACATGCCGCTGGACGTCCGCGAGCTCGGCGTCGACGTGCTGGCCTTCAGCGGGCACAAGATGCTCGGACCCTCGGGCATCGGCGTCCTGTGGGGCCGCTACGACGTCCTCGAGGCCATGCCGCCCTTCCTCACCGGCGGGTCGATGATCGAGGTGGTGCGCATGGAGGCCTCCACCTTCGCGCCGCCCCCGCAGCGCTTCGAGGCGGGCGTGCCCATGGCCGCGCAGGCGGTCGGCCTCGGTGCGGCCGTCGACTACCTCGGCGGCCTCGCGTCCGCCGACGGCTCGCTCACCGGGATGGCCGCGGTGGCCGCCCACGAGCACGCGCTCACGGCGTACGCGCTGCAGGCCCTCGCCGAGGTGCCCGGCGTCACGGTCGTCGGCCCCCGCGACGCCGAGGCGCGCGGGTCCGCGGTGTCGTTCGTCGTCGACGGGATCCACGCCCACGACGTGGGCCAGGTGCTCGACGACCGCGGGGTCGAGGTGCGGGTGGGCCACCACTGCGCCTGGCCGCTGCACCGGCGCTTCGGCGTCGCCGCCACCACACGAGCGACGTTCTACGTCTACAACGGCCCGGCCGACGTGGACGACCTCGTGGCCGCCGTCCGCCATGCGCAGAGCTTCTTCAGGGTGGCCTGA